The Colius striatus isolate bColStr4 chromosome 9, bColStr4.1.hap1, whole genome shotgun sequence genome contains the following window.
ACAGTGAGCAGCTGTCCGTCTGAACCTGGAGTTTGTAAGCAGCTGTACTTCAAGATATACATAGGTTTTCAGCCTTCACTCTACGTGATTAAGATCCCTCCTCCTTTGGCCCCGTCTATTTCAATTCCAACCAGTTCCAAAACCCTGAATAACCCAAAGTGCTTCAGTTTGTGGAAACAGTTGCTTCTGCTTTCTCCGAAGGCAAAAGCCTAATGTTACGCTCAGAACACAGGTTATTGGAAACAGCCACCGTCACCCCCCTCCATGGAGTGtcctcccactccccatcctCCCAAACTATCAAAAGGGCTTCTCTGGCCTGCTTGCTTTGCTCTCCGGCAGCGCCTTGCAAATGACACTGTTTGTGTTTTTGCATCTGCATCCGGGCCGGCTCACTTGGTCATAGCATCTCTGGGACAGCTTGACGCAGCCGGTGGCTGGCAGGTAGCAGAGCAAGCAAGGGAGCACCAAGGAGAGGGCACTCATGAAGGACCAGCGGGCACAGCAGTTTGagtgggagcaggagcaggggtgGTCGGCACATGTGCCTTCATCGTCCTCGTTGGTGCAGTGGTAGAAGACGCCCTTGACAAGACACATGCAGGTGGAGTAGTTGACCAGGTTCTGTGCCGAGCAGAGGCACTCTTGATTGCAGACCCAGCACGAAGGCAGAGTCCGGGGCAGCGCACACTCCTTACACTTGCATTTCCCACAGGCTTCGCACAGTAGAAAGTGCTTGTCCAGTTCCTGAGACAAGGGTCCCTTCGGATCCATAGGTTTGCAGTTAATCACCTTGGGCTGGATGCGA
Protein-coding sequences here:
- the SPRY4 gene encoding protein sprouty homolog 4; this translates as MEPRIPHNITVVPNSAMVQPLLDSRIPYGRLQHPLTILPIDQMKTTHIENDYTDNPTASQLAAQKRPRGPHELVLTNQHLQRCEQDVTHPWISFSGRPSSISSSSSTSSDQRLLDHMAPAPTAEQSSPRAVRIQPKVINCKPMDPKGPLSQELDKHFLLCEACGKCKCKECALPRTLPSCWVCNQECLCSAQNLVNYSTCMCLVKGVFYHCTNEDDEGTCADHPCSCSHSNCCARWSFMSALSLVLPCLLCYLPATGCVKLSQRCYDQVSRPGCRCKNTNSVICKALPESKASRPEKPF